The Manihot esculenta cultivar AM560-2 chromosome 1, M.esculenta_v8, whole genome shotgun sequence genome has a window encoding:
- the LOC110628463 gene encoding ubiquitin-conjugating enzyme E2 28 isoform X1, translating into MASKRINKELKDLQRDPPASCSAAKIYAIFTSVCTGPVADDMFHWQATIMGPADSPFAGGVFLVTIHFPPDYPFKPPKVSFRTKVFHPNINSNGSICLDILKEQWSPALTISKVLLSICSLLTDPNPDDPLVPEIAHMYKSDRAKYEATARSWTQKYAMG; encoded by the exons ATGGCTTCAAAACGGATTAACAAGGAATTGAAGGACCTGCAACGTGATCCTCCAGCTTCGTGCAGTGCTG CCAAAATATATGCTATTTTTACAAGTGTGTGCACAGGACCGGTTGCTGATGACATGTTCCACTGGCAAGCAACAATCATGGGTCCAGCTGATAGCCCATTTGCTGGTGGTGTGTTTCTTGTAACAATTCACTTTCCTCCAGATTATCCCTTCAAGCCGCCCAAG GTTTCCTTCCGAACTAAAGTTTTCCATCCAAACATCAACAGTAATGGTAGCATATGTCTTGACATTCTCAAAGAGCAATGGAGCCCTGCCCTTACTATATCCAAG GTTCTCTTGTCAATCTGCTCGCTCCTGACTGATCCAAACCCAGATGACCCGTTGGTGCCCGAGATTGCTCACATGTACAAATCAGACAGAGCCAAGTATGAGGCTACTGCTAGATCCTGGACCCAGAAATATGCCATGGGTTAG
- the LOC110628463 gene encoding ubiquitin-conjugating enzyme E2 28 isoform X2 has product MASKRINKELKDLQRDPPASCSAGPVADDMFHWQATIMGPADSPFAGGVFLVTIHFPPDYPFKPPKVSFRTKVFHPNINSNGSICLDILKEQWSPALTISKVLLSICSLLTDPNPDDPLVPEIAHMYKSDRAKYEATARSWTQKYAMG; this is encoded by the exons ATGGCTTCAAAACGGATTAACAAGGAATTGAAGGACCTGCAACGTGATCCTCCAGCTTCGTGCAGTGCTG GACCGGTTGCTGATGACATGTTCCACTGGCAAGCAACAATCATGGGTCCAGCTGATAGCCCATTTGCTGGTGGTGTGTTTCTTGTAACAATTCACTTTCCTCCAGATTATCCCTTCAAGCCGCCCAAG GTTTCCTTCCGAACTAAAGTTTTCCATCCAAACATCAACAGTAATGGTAGCATATGTCTTGACATTCTCAAAGAGCAATGGAGCCCTGCCCTTACTATATCCAAG GTTCTCTTGTCAATCTGCTCGCTCCTGACTGATCCAAACCCAGATGACCCGTTGGTGCCCGAGATTGCTCACATGTACAAATCAGACAGAGCCAAGTATGAGGCTACTGCTAGATCCTGGACCCAGAAATATGCCATGGGTTAG